In Streptomyces seoulensis, the following are encoded in one genomic region:
- a CDS encoding lysine N(6)-hydroxylase/L-ornithine N(5)-oxygenase family protein: MTALPEASPVLDFVGIGLGPFNLGLACLTEPIEELNGVFLDSKPDFEWHAGMFLDGAHLQTPFMSDLVTLADPTSPYSFLNYLKEKGRLYSFYIRENFYPLRVEYDDYCRWAANKLTSVRFSTTVTEVTYEDGVYAVRTDTGDTYPARHLVLGTGTPPYIPEACEGLGGDFIHNSRYLATKAELQRKRSITLVGSGQSAAEIYHDLLSEIDVHGYRLNWVTRSPRFFPLEYTKLTLEMTSPEYIDYFHALPEDTRYRITAQQKGLFKGIDGELINEIFDLLYQKNLGGPIQTRLLTNSALNSATYENGTYTLALRQEEQGKDYELDSEGLVLATGYQYREPEFLKPVRDRLRYDGHGNFDLGRNYAIDVTGRGVFLQNAGVHTHSITSPDLGMGAYRNASIIRELLGSEYYPVEKTIAFQEFAV; this comes from the coding sequence TTGACCGCGCTTCCTGAAGCCAGCCCCGTCCTTGACTTCGTGGGGATCGGCCTCGGCCCCTTCAACCTCGGCCTGGCCTGCCTCACCGAGCCCATCGAGGAACTGAACGGCGTCTTCCTCGACTCCAAGCCCGACTTCGAGTGGCACGCCGGGATGTTCCTGGACGGCGCCCACCTCCAGACGCCGTTCATGTCGGACCTGGTCACCCTGGCCGACCCGACCTCGCCGTACTCCTTCCTCAACTACCTGAAGGAGAAGGGCCGGCTGTACTCGTTCTACATCCGGGAGAACTTCTACCCGCTGCGCGTCGAGTACGACGACTACTGCCGCTGGGCCGCGAACAAGCTGACCAGCGTCCGCTTCAGCACCACGGTCACCGAAGTGACGTACGAGGACGGCGTGTACGCGGTGCGCACCGACACCGGTGACACCTACCCCGCCAGGCACCTGGTCCTCGGCACCGGCACCCCGCCGTACATCCCGGAGGCGTGCGAGGGCCTGGGCGGCGACTTCATCCACAACTCCCGCTACCTCGCCACCAAGGCGGAGCTGCAGAGGAAGCGCTCCATCACACTGGTCGGCAGCGGGCAGTCGGCCGCCGAGATCTACCACGACCTCCTCAGCGAGATCGACGTCCACGGCTACCGGCTCAACTGGGTCACCCGTTCCCCGAGGTTCTTCCCGCTGGAGTACACCAAGCTCACGCTGGAGATGACCTCCCCGGAGTACATCGACTACTTCCACGCGCTCCCCGAGGACACCCGCTACCGGATCACCGCCCAGCAGAAGGGCCTGTTCAAGGGCATCGACGGCGAGCTGATCAACGAGATCTTCGACCTGCTCTACCAGAAGAACCTCGGCGGCCCGATCCAGACCCGCCTGCTCACCAACTCCGCGCTCAACAGCGCCACTTACGAGAACGGCACCTACACCCTCGCCCTCCGCCAGGAGGAACAGGGCAAGGACTACGAGCTGGACAGCGAGGGCCTGGTGCTGGCCACCGGCTACCAGTACCGCGAGCCGGAGTTCCTGAAGCCGGTCCGCGACCGCCTGCGCTACGACGGCCACGGCAACTTCGACCTCGGCCGCAACTACGCCATAGACGTCACCGGCCGCGGCGTCTTCCTCCAGAACGCCGGCGTCCACACCCACAGCATCACCAGCCCCGACCTGGGCATGGGCGCCTACCGCAACGCCTCCATCATCCGCGAGCTGCTCGGCTCGGAGTACTACCCGGTGGAGAAGACCATCGCTTTCCAGGAGTTCGCCGTATGA
- a CDS encoding IucA/IucC family protein has protein sequence MTLADSVAHLSPERWDLANRLLLRKALAEFAHERLLTPEAEGDTYVVRSDDKLTSYRFSAVRRGLDHWQVDADSISRSREGAELPLAALDFFIELKETLGLSDEILPMYLEEISSTLSGTCYKLTKPRVSARELAGASFQDIETGMTEGHPCFVANNGRLGFGVQEYLAYAPETASPVRLVWLAAHRSRAAFTAGAGVEYEEFFRRELGEATLERFRGVLTGQGLDADDYLLIPVHPWQWWNKLSVTFAAEVARRNLVCLGEGDDEYLAQQSIRTFFNRTHPGKNYVKTALSVLNMGFMRGLSAAYMEATPAINDWLARLIENDPVLSATGLTIIREQAAVGYRHLEYERATDRYSPYRKMLAALWRESPVSRLAEGESLATMAALLHTDHDGASFAGALIERSGQAPADWLRGYLRAYYVPLLHSFYAYDLVFMPHGENVILVLEDGAVRRAVYKDIAEEIAVMDPDAALPPEVRRIRVEVPEDKKLLSIFTDVFDCFFRFLAANLAADGVLTEDRFWDAVAEITREYQEANPQLAEKFERYDMFAPDFALSCLNRLQLRNNKQMVDLADPSGALQLIGTLENPLAGR, from the coding sequence ATGACCCTCGCCGACTCCGTGGCCCACCTCTCCCCCGAGCGCTGGGACCTGGCCAACCGCCTGCTGCTCCGCAAGGCCCTCGCCGAGTTCGCGCACGAGCGCCTGCTCACCCCGGAGGCCGAGGGTGACACGTACGTCGTCCGCAGCGACGACAAGCTCACCTCGTACCGCTTCTCCGCCGTGCGCCGGGGCCTGGACCACTGGCAGGTGGACGCCGACTCGATCAGCCGCAGCCGGGAGGGCGCCGAACTGCCGCTCGCCGCGCTGGACTTCTTCATCGAGCTGAAGGAGACCCTGGGGCTCAGCGACGAGATCCTGCCGATGTACCTGGAGGAGATCTCCTCCACCCTGTCCGGCACCTGCTACAAGCTGACCAAGCCCCGCGTCAGCGCGAGGGAACTGGCCGGCGCCTCGTTCCAGGACATCGAGACCGGGATGACCGAGGGCCATCCCTGCTTCGTGGCCAACAACGGGCGGCTCGGCTTCGGCGTCCAGGAGTACCTGGCGTACGCGCCGGAGACCGCGAGCCCGGTGAGACTGGTCTGGCTGGCCGCGCACCGCTCGCGCGCCGCCTTCACCGCCGGCGCGGGCGTCGAGTACGAGGAGTTCTTCCGGCGCGAGCTGGGCGAGGCCACCCTGGAGCGGTTCCGGGGCGTGCTCACCGGCCAGGGCCTCGACGCGGACGACTATCTGCTGATCCCGGTCCACCCCTGGCAGTGGTGGAACAAGCTGAGCGTGACCTTCGCCGCCGAGGTGGCCCGCCGCAACCTGGTGTGCCTGGGCGAGGGCGACGACGAGTACCTGGCCCAGCAGTCCATCCGGACGTTCTTCAACCGGACGCATCCCGGGAAGAACTATGTGAAGACGGCGCTGTCCGTGCTCAACATGGGCTTCATGCGCGGTCTGTCGGCCGCGTACATGGAGGCGACCCCGGCGATCAACGACTGGCTGGCCCGGCTGATCGAGAACGACCCGGTGCTCTCCGCGACCGGCCTCACGATCATCCGCGAGCAGGCCGCCGTCGGCTACCGGCACCTGGAGTACGAGCGGGCCACCGACCGCTACTCCCCCTACCGCAAGATGCTGGCCGCGCTGTGGCGCGAGTCCCCGGTGTCCCGCCTCGCCGAGGGCGAGTCGCTGGCGACGATGGCCGCCCTGCTGCACACCGACCACGACGGCGCCTCGTTCGCGGGCGCGCTGATCGAGCGCTCGGGGCAGGCACCCGCCGACTGGCTGCGCGGCTATCTGCGGGCCTACTACGTGCCGCTGCTGCACAGCTTCTACGCCTACGACCTGGTGTTCATGCCGCACGGCGAGAACGTCATCCTGGTGCTGGAGGACGGCGCGGTCCGGCGCGCGGTGTACAAGGACATCGCCGAGGAGATCGCCGTGATGGACCCGGACGCGGCCCTGCCGCCGGAGGTCCGCCGCATCCGGGTGGAGGTGCCCGAGGACAAGAAGCTGCTGTCGATCTTCACGGACGTGTTCGACTGCTTCTTCCGCTTCCTCGCCGCCAACCTGGCCGCCGACGGCGTGCTGACCGAGGACCGGTTCTGGGACGCGGTCGCGGAGATCACCCGCGAGTACCAGGAGGCGAACCCGCAGCTCGCGGAGAAGTTCGAGCGGTACGACATGTTCGCCCCGGACTTCGCGCTCTCCTGCCTGAACCGGCTCCAGCTGCGCAACAACAAGCAGATGGTGGACCTCGCCGACCCGTCCGGCGCGCTCCAGCTCATCGGCACCCTGGAGAACCCGCTCGCCGGGCGCTAG
- a CDS encoding GNAT family N-acetyltransferase: MTFTIRPLDPLKDASLVHGWVTDAKAGFWMMQDAKLVDVERAYMEIAADEHHHAFLGLDDGVPVFLMESYDPAHRELAGLYEARPGDVGMHFLVAPTDTPVHGFTRRVITAVMAHLFADPGTRRVVVEPDVRNTAVHKLNEAVGFVPEGEIEKPEKRALLSFCTRDRFEAATGVAA, from the coding sequence ATGACCTTCACGATCCGCCCGCTCGACCCCCTGAAGGACGCGAGCCTGGTGCACGGCTGGGTGACCGATGCGAAGGCCGGGTTCTGGATGATGCAGGACGCGAAACTGGTGGACGTCGAGCGTGCCTACATGGAGATCGCGGCCGACGAGCACCACCACGCCTTCCTCGGGCTGGACGACGGGGTGCCGGTGTTCCTGATGGAGAGCTACGACCCCGCGCACCGCGAGCTGGCCGGGCTGTACGAGGCGCGGCCGGGCGATGTCGGGATGCACTTCCTGGTGGCGCCCACGGACACGCCCGTGCACGGGTTCACCCGGCGGGTCATCACCGCTGTGATGGCGCACCTGTTCGCCGACCCGGGCACCCGGCGGGTCGTGGTGGAGCCCGATGTGCGCAACACCGCCGTGCACAAGCTGAACGAGGCCGTCGGGTTCGTGCCCGAGGGCGAGATAGAGAAGCCGGAGAAGCGCGCCTTGCTGAGTTTCTGCACCCGGGACCGGTTCGAGGCGGCGACGGGGGTGGCGGCATGA